The following are from one region of the candidate division WOR-3 bacterium genome:
- a CDS encoding type II secretion system F family protein, with product MPLFRYKVRDKQGRIVSGTLEGADIKTVTDQIDALGYIPISIREEKRAAIRGPQLNLSQYFERVKLVDLINFTRQFVTLHRAGLPMLTAIGALQAQTKSKPLAKALDAIRKDLMGGAGLSVAMAKHPRIFNDLYVNSVWAGETGGVLDDILDRLVMLLEHERKLRSDVGSAMRYPIILMVFFVIAVIVLATFVLPKFVSLLTTVGGKMPLPTQILIAVTNFMGKYWYIIALLLAAVVVLFYMFIRTSAGRMWWDRTKLRLPIFGPIVYKMALSRFARMFETLDRTGLPILRSLNLVSKTIGNVYLSQAVDSLTESVRRGRGLAAPMRELGVFPPMVVQMVATGEESGALDEMLKQISDYYDSEVEYAVKNLTGMIEPIMILMMGVAAVFLIVAIIMPYMSILTSFGSGGGYGM from the coding sequence ATGCCACTCTTTCGTTACAAGGTTCGTGACAAACAAGGGAGGATTGTATCCGGAACCCTTGAAGGTGCGGATATAAAAACCGTAACCGACCAGATTGACGCCCTCGGCTATATTCCGATTTCCATCCGCGAAGAGAAAAGGGCTGCCATTCGGGGTCCGCAACTCAACCTCAGTCAGTATTTTGAGCGGGTAAAACTTGTTGACCTCATCAACTTCACGCGGCAGTTCGTCACACTGCACCGCGCCGGTCTGCCGATGCTGACAGCAATCGGTGCCCTGCAGGCACAGACCAAATCCAAGCCCCTGGCAAAGGCGCTTGATGCCATCCGCAAAGACCTGATGGGCGGTGCCGGTCTGTCAGTGGCGATGGCAAAGCACCCACGTATCTTCAACGACCTCTATGTCAATTCTGTCTGGGCAGGTGAGACCGGCGGTGTGCTTGATGACATCCTTGACCGGCTGGTGATGCTCCTTGAGCACGAGCGGAAACTCAGGTCTGATGTCGGGAGTGCCATGCGTTACCCGATAATCCTGATGGTCTTCTTTGTCATCGCGGTCATCGTTCTTGCCACATTTGTTTTGCCCAAGTTTGTCTCGCTCTTAACCACAGTTGGTGGCAAGATGCCGCTACCGACTCAGATTCTCATCGCGGTCACGAACTTTATGGGCAAGTACTGGTATATCATTGCTCTTCTGCTTGCCGCGGTCGTTGTCCTTTTCTATATGTTTATCCGTACCAGTGCGGGCAGAATGTGGTGGGACCGGACCAAACTCCGCCTGCCGATTTTCGGACCTATCGTTTACAAGATGGCACTTTCACGGTTTGCCCGGATGTTTGAGACCCTTGACCGCACCGGTCTGCCGATTCTCCGGAGCCTCAACCTCGTATCCAAAACCATTGGCAATGTCTATCTGTCCCAGGCGGTTGACAGCCTTACAGAGAGTGTTCGCCGCGGTCGGGGTCTTGCCGCACCGATGCGGGAGTTGGGTGTATTTCCACCGATGGTTGTCCAGATGGTGGCAACCGGCGAGGAGTCCGGTGCGCTCGATGAGATGTTAAAGCAGATTTCTGACTATTACGACAGCGAGGTGGAGTATGCTGTTAAGAACCTCACCGGGATGATTGAGCCGATAATGATTCTCATGATGGGTGTGGCCGCGGTCTTTCTGATTGTTGCCATCATCATGCCCTATATGTCGATTCTCACCAGTTTCGGCTCGGGCGGCGGTTACGGCATGTAA